Below is a genomic region from Bacteroidales bacterium.
TCGGCAACGCACTGGATCGGTGGAATTGGCGTGATTGTCTTTGCTTTGCTGATTTTACCGCAACCCGTGACATCAAAGCTGGTGCTGGTGCACAGCGAAATTTCGGGTATCGCAAAGAGCAACTTCAGAACCCGAGCGACGCAAACAGTAAAAATCCTTGCCGTTGTTTACATTGGTCTTACGTTACTTCAAACCGTATTTTTGATGCTTGCCGGTATGGGAATTTTTGATGCTGTGAACCATTCATTTGCAACCATTGCAACAGGAGGGTTTTCAACAAAAAACACAAGTATTGCTTATTACGACAGCGTTTTGATTGAGGTCATCATTATGGTTTTCATGGTGCTGTCAGGACTTCATTTTGGGTTGATTTTTTCCACTTTGACCGGTAAGAGGGAAAACCTTTTCAATAGCGAAATTGTCAGGGCATTCATCATTGTACTTTTTATAGGTATTGCATTAACCACGTTAAAACTGTGGCTTACTGGTTATGGCAATTTCTGGGATTCGCTCCGGGTTTCCTCTTTTCAGGTTATTTCGGTGGGTACTACAACCGGTTTTGCTACTGCCGATACTGCCGGGTGGCCGGTATTTACTATTCTCATCCTGACCTATTTTACCATCCAGTGTGCCTGTGCAGGATCTACATCAGGTGGTTTAAAGTTTGACAGGGTGTTAATGTTTTTCAAAGCAATCATACTTCAGATCAAGAGCATGCAACATCCC
It encodes:
- a CDS encoding TrkH family potassium uptake protein, yielding MRFPVVIRQIGAVLMINALFLFISFIISWFNDESSVFPLLYSSLIVLIFGIFPLIYVPSFKYLTLLEGITIIVFGWITTCIVGMLPYIMWGSEFTLINAWFESVSGYTTTGSTILNDIEALPNGLLFWRSATHWIGGIGVIVFALLILPQPVTSKLVLVHSEISGIAKSNFRTRATQTVKILAVVYIGLTLLQTVFLMLAGMGIFDAVNHSFATIATGGFSTKNTSIAYYDSVLIEVIIMVFMVLSGLHFGLIFSTLTGKRENLFNSEIVRAFIIVLFIGIALTTLKLWLTGYGNFWDSLRVSSFQVISVGTTTGFATADTAGWPVFTILILTYFTIQCACAGSTSGGLKFDRVLMFFKAIILQIKSMQHPQGVFQLKINKHSVEEGVVSNAMVFILLYLFIIFSTTLIISFMDVDIITSFSASATTIGNVGPGFGGVSSMGNFNGLPAMAKFILSLNMLLGRLEIFSIISLFFIKSWK